In Phaseolus vulgaris cultivar G19833 chromosome 3, P. vulgaris v2.0, whole genome shotgun sequence, the sequence cattgttaaccatcacgaaagtgtgtgacaagaacggaattgctaagagatagattgggacaaagaagataaagtaattgctcaattatgatcactcatggatcaaggtaagtgcctattccttcttgattgtacgATTGTGTGAGagtcatgatatgataagatctatatgtgaacattattgtatgtgttcaatttacgttcATTCATGTTTAAAATTTACACGACATTGAACGTGGTGCATCAAAAGGTGCAAAATTTCATTCTCGATGCAGGTCAAAAGCGCGGGGGGTTAGGTTGTGCGCTATTAGCGAGCACGGGAGTGGAGGTTCGTTCTCTTGATGGATGTGTCCTTGGGGCTAGACGCGTGTGGTAGTCTTGGAAGTTCAAGAATGGAAAAGGCATCTACAAGTTTCTTGATACCTTGGGGTTGTTTGAAAGATCAAGAAGTGGTTCCAATTAAGAAGTCATATGCTCCACAAGAACAACGAAAAACCTTTGCCCAGGCCTTAGGCAATACCTGTGACATCCCTTTGTCCCATTTTCCTACACCGGGAGACATGGTTGATGTCCGGGTTGAGAAGGAAGATTATACTTGGCGGGTCTTGAATATTGCAAGAATCACCTACATGGGAGGATTATTTTATCTAAGGGTGATTAACCCCTCACACACCTTGATTTAACCAAAAAACTACAATATGTGTGGAAAGCCCTCAGGTCATTGAAAGCTATACCTTTTGACAAGAGCTTCTATGAGTTtgacttttcttctttataggACATGACGTGGGTTCTAGAGGTTGGTTCATGATAGTTATCTCTTGGCTTCTTGAGACTATTTGCCAGGACAAAAGATTTTGTCCCATCTGTCAGCAATCTGACAACCACAGTTTCTAGTGTTTAAGAGTGGATGGGATTCAAACTCAAGTTCCTTCAGTGACTAAAGAaactttaaccactacaccagacaaattctttagtattattatgatttttattatacttattattatgaaaaatatgaaaaatataaataatattaataatatgaataatattaataacatgaataatattaataatatgaataatatgaataatattaatagtatgaataatattaataatatgaataataataataatactaataatattaataatatgaataaataaataatatgaataatatgaatagtattaataatatgaatagtaTTAATATCACTATTTTACTATTTATAATACAAGTCATGAACATCACTATTCTACTATTTATAATTTCTATACAAACCGATCTTTTGTCTTTATTCTTGTATATGGTGTCTTGGATGGTCTTTCTTCAGGCTCCCTCCCTTCAAAAGGACCTGCCTTCAGATTCAGTTATAGTTCCACCTTATTTGTAAACACTTGACTCAACATCCACCCGGTTCATGGGTCCacttgaaaaagaaagaaagaaacaaagTAAGAATACATAATAAGGAAACATATTTggaaaatttctaaaaattgtGTTGTGTCTTTATTTTAGAAGAAAAGTCAGTAACAATTGAAGAATAATTTAAGTGAGACATACCTTTCTTCCAAGATGGAGTAAGTATACATAGAATTTTGGAAGATTTAGAAGGGTAATCCTCTATTGTTGTTTGAGGTGTTTCTATAGTTTATTTTTCactttctatttttgtttgagTTTTGAGGATATAAAGTGTATTTATGACCTTGGAAATGGAAAGTTATTATAATTGAATGACCTTCATGAAGAGTATAACGGTCAAATTGCCAAGGTCGTCCAAGTATAATGTGTTCAATTTCCATAGGGATAATATCACATAAAATGTTTTCTTGGTAATCCTATGTGAACTGGCACACTTACTTGGTGTTTGACAACTACATCATTATCTTAATTAATCTAGTCTAATCTGCATGGTGAAGGGTGTAGTTGTGTTTTAAGAGATAGTTTATTGACTAACCTAAAACTACATTGGTTACAACAAGAATTACTATTGACAATTAATGAACAAATGTTATCTACAACCTTACATCTAGTGTGAAATAAGTTTTCTCGTTCTGACTAACCTAAATGTAGGGGACGACTTTGAAAAAGGCGTTGAACTATCAATAAATCTCCTGTACATGGTTGGTTGAATTTCTTATTCAGAAGATATGACTTATTCACCCTCAGAGTAAAGATGAAGTTTCATTCACTTGAATGTcttgatttttaaaaatcaatgttttctttttttggaCATTCACAAGAAACAATATCATTTttccatacatttaaagcattgtACTTGTTTAGTCATAACTTCTTTAGAAgatgaaatataattattttgatctttgTATTTAACTTGTAACCTATCCCTCACTTTATCATGTGACCTTTCTTTTTTATAAGAATAAGTATCCTTTTCTATGCGCAAAACCTTCTGATATAATATCGTTTCTTTGTTTTATGCTTGTTGTTGAGTTTTCTTATAAACAAAATGTATGGATGATAATAGGAAAAAACCAATATATATAGTATTGAATGATTATAAACTTTTGTAATGAATGATATCTGAAGTTACATCACAGTATCAAATAAAGGCATCTCATAGGTATGTCAATTACGCCTTATTGAAATAATTATGAGAACATAAAAGTAACTGCAAAACGGTAAGATAGTGTTGAAAGTGGTAATTTATGAGGAGAGGAGTTTGGCGGCGAGGGTTGTTTTTGCAAGTGGAACACATACGAGGTTGTGTTTCCTGGGAACTGTGAGGCCAGCTCTCTCTTCCATGCTAACTTTGGCATCATCACCATGCAGTATGTGTCCTTGTGAGTCCACCACTTGCAGGTCAAAGCACTGGACAACAGATGCAAGAAATGTTGCCATTCCTGAAGTAGACAAATTCACTCCAGGGCACATTCTCCTACCTGACCCAAATGGGAGAAGTTGAAAATGCTGCCCCCTTAGATCAAGAGGCCCAACTCCCCCTTCAGCTCCACTTTCTAAGAATCTCTCAGGACGAAATTCCAATGGTTTGTTCCAGTACTTAGGGTCTCTTCCTACAGCCCACACATTGAAAAGTATCAATGCTCCCTCTGGGATCACACACCCTTCAATCTCACACTCTTCCACACACTTTCTTTTCACCACAGGGAGTGGTGGGTGCAAGCGGAATGTCTCCTTCACTATGGCCCTGATGTAAGGAAGGTTTTGAGTATCAACTTCATCAACCACTCTATCTTTCCCCACAACACTGTACACCTCCTCCCGAGCCTTTTGCAACACCCTAGGGTTGTTGATGAGTTCTGCCAAAGCCCACTCAGTTGCCACGGCTGTGGAATCTGTTCCTGCTGAGAAGAAATCCTGTCacaataaaaaatgtgtgtatCAGTTAGTTGCTACACTGGTTGGTTAGTATGAATAAGAAAAGACAAGTAGAGAAACTTACGACAACAAGACCCTTGATCTGCTCTTTGGTAATTTTGATCTCCATGGTCTCGTCCTCAGCGAATTCAAGCAAAGTATCGAGGAAAATACCGCTCTGCTCTCCCTCAACAACTTCTCCGTTCTTTCTCCTTCTCACGATCTCTTGGCGCTTCTTGATGACCTTCTCAATGACGGGGTCGAACTTGTTGAATATTTCATCGATCCTCTTCTCATACTTTCCAAACTTGAGCTTATTCAAGGGCCAGATGAAGTTGGTAAGACTGTACTCACCGAAGATCTTAACTGTCTCGCGAGCCAAATCTCTAACCTCTTCGGCCTCACCCAGCATCAGCATGGAGATGGTATTGTTTGTCCACTTGAGAAGCTCCTCGGTGATGTTAAGGGGCTGTTGGGACTCTGCACTTTGGGCGAATACTCTGAGAACCTTGCGGATCTCATGGCTCCTCAAGGGCCTCAACTTGTTGACGGTGGTGGCGTTGAGGAGGTCGTTCATGATGAGCTTCCTGATGAACTTCCAGTAAGGTCCAAAAGGAACCATGGCAACGGAGTTGTCGTAAGTGAGGCGCTTAATAGCAGAGGTTTGGAACCTGGTGTTGAAGGAAGCAGCCTCGTGGGTTTGAAGGAAGAGTTTGAACAACTCGGGGGTGGAGGCAACAACGGTGGGCATGGAGCCAAAGTAGAGAGAGAACAAAGGGCCATAACGTTGGGAAAGAGTAATGAGAGAGTGGTGCAGAAGTTGGCCATTCAAAAGGTGAAGGTGTCCAATGAAGGGAAGCCGAGGCTTTGGGCTAGGAGGGTTGGGAAGGTGTCGAAGGGCCTTGGATTTAGCAGTGGGTGTAGGACGCAGGTGCAGAAACAGTCCTATCAACAACAAACCGATTGCAATTTCCAGCAACATGATTGTTTTTGTTTCTGCTTATCAGATCTTCTTCCTCTCTGCAACTCACTGCCTAGATAGAGAAGAGAGTCTGAGGATACATACAGGCTTCCATCGCTCCCCTTTTATAGGAACCTCATATTCGCCTCCATGTCTCTTTCAAATgttattcttctttcttttcacaCAAGCAGACACAAACTTCTTCTCAATATTATATTATAGGAAAATGACACTTATGCAACTCGatacaatttaatataatttaatgaatttataaataaatatatataataaaaaataagtttcaaaataaattatatcattaaaataataatatttagagttataaaaaatataaattataaatatatcattaCTATATTTTAATTCTTCCTAACTTTTTATTACATTCCCCATACTTTTCTTGGTTAATAATGCACACCAAAAAGCTTCACCTACTCCATTCCTAGTCGAAGACGATGTGCTCACGAACTCTTTTCGGCTGCGAGTCTTAAATACTGCTTATGCTTATGCTTATCTTATGGGCTCCAATTCCCTCAACAAATCctcaaaatttacaattttaatcAATTACTGCTTATAATACTCCTCACTTTTTAACACTACCGTTTATTTATTGCTCTACTCgtctttaaaaattatatattcaataaaattaaaattaaaaatagtcaggcaaaataaaattaaaataaatccaagaggttgttttcattttcactttcaTTCTCAAGTCAAAAGCCTAATAATCTCTTCTTACGAGGGCTGGCCAAGAGTGCATGCACTTCATATCTGCAAATTCTCAAGTCAATTTTGGGTGATTcatcattattttaatatgcTTCAAATCAAACCAACTCAAAATCTTTGAATCAAAATACGTACTACGACTTCGTTTTGCTTGCTTACCACAGTTTCTGCGGCGGATCATATCATGCCAAAAAAATCTTGTGAGATtctaaattctaattttttttttcaatttctccTACTCTAATCCAATAATTGAAGTCTCGAaaaaatgatacatatataACTAATGAACAATATGCTTATTATATTTATAGTCTTTTAATAGTTTTTCCACACTTTGATTGTGGTGGACCAAAGCTGTTTTCCTTTAAGGGTCAATTAATTATCACAAggtattaaaatttaattatcaattaacAATATGTACaatgataaatcaaatttcgtttttttttataattttatgttacggttatttattttaattattatattattcatagcatttattatattattttgaaattggaCTTATATGGACagatgatattttttatattatattaatcaaCATAATGAAATATAGTATctaatatttaattgattttaaaacattttaaaatgtaatttaaattgaatattccaattaatacataatataaaaatatataattgatttgTCCCGTCTGGAAAATCTTCATAACCTATTATATCgtaaactttcaaaattttacagAAAACTCATACTTTTATTGGACTTGTAGAAATACTCACACGTTGGAGTATGAGACTAATTTGTTATTGATGGTTCATACAAGGAGTGTAATCCAGAATCATACAAAAATATCTtgctttttcaaaatattttggaCTATTATACTCTTAAATTTGATTACATAAAATATCaatcaattcattttttttatcttattaataACATATCAaccaattcattttttttatcttattaataACATATATGTAGGTTGCACTTTAAGTGGGCGTGATGTTGGCATGAAAAAAAGCATTACttagaaattattaaataaaaattaattttaaaaacaaaataattaattgttatattaattaaattatatactatttcaGATACTACAAAATTAgttgtatttaaattagtttccactattaataaataatttttaataattgatatctaattaactactaatgttttaactattaattatttatattttaaagttagtaactaaaattttgataactaattagatatcagtttaaaaactatttatcaataacaaaaattattttagatattaataaattttttaatctttaaataatatctaatttagtaaatatggtaattaattactttttgtttttaaaattattttttatttaataatttttttgtagtaaaaaattattaacaaatatttGGTGTAGTGTTTGTTTTGTTCATAAAGTAGCATCTAATCAACTCTACTTTTGTTTGGATTGTTCTTTTTCTTAATGTTGTTAAACGTTTTTTAATTTCCTTATTTGTTTTTTAGAAGAATAATGTGCTAGTAAAAGTTTAACTCATATATGTATAAAGCACAAGATTGAGCTATAGGTCATTCAACGATCTAAATATTCTACTCATAACTAATCTTATTAACAATACATTTAGTTCAATTGAGATGTTGAAAACTGGAATCTCGAATCTGCAATTACTTTCTCTTGTGGTATAGCTAATTTTTCAAGCTGAGTTGGAAGGTAAGTTTAAATTTagttaactaatatttttttattacagaaaaatataataaaataaaatgaacatcTAAAGGAAGGATGTTACAATCATTGTATACAAAAGATGTATTAGGTTATATTACATTAACCCAATACTTCAATAATTCAGATTTCCAACACAAtgtatacattaaaaaaaaaaacacattatgGGGAATCATCATGATATACTAATCGTAAGACAAGAGCACGTATGCTATCTTGTTACCATATCTCAATATTTGAATCCATATGGAATTCCTTTCCTCTTCATTATGCAACAAATCACATGTTTACAGTGTTGTAACTGAAACCGATTAATTTGTCCCTATATATACCCCTTGTTTTATAATCGAATTAGGGAGGACACCCGCTGCCAAAAAGTGCAGGACGGATACACTAATCTAGTCTGTTTATCCACTTAGATCCGTCATGCATAATTCACAGTCTGCACGGGCTAACAGCGGGGCGGGACAGGTTGGCCTGCTGGCCcgcataataaataaaaaaataaaattttattttgtaaaaataaatcataCATCACTCACTCATTATTGTAGTgtgatctttattttatttattttaaaaaaatgagtttaatgtactaaaaaaaaggaatgttttattttaatcatctaaatgAGTTAATATTAATAGTGACAAtggatttagttttaagtaaattcttatatttaaaagttgttaataaaaaataatataaagaagagatttcaattagttaaaaaattagttatattcattaaaatattttgtatcaaaactttgataagatactcttgtacatttacatacatatataggaaaaatagatgcaaaaaaacctttaattatttttaaacaagttgatcctgcctgttgaccaaaacgctggagctttgcctcgtcaaacttggatcgacgtatgcgccgtgtttgcctccgtccttcaccgcgatccatctcaagaactcgcaaaagacgaaacggcgccgctgcggccgattgcactccaacgcccaagtcagtgactgaaacACCAATTACTTCAAGAGTaagactcaagaactctaaggaaccgtgaccagttctctctcagtgtactcaagactcgcaagcgtaaagaaacaatctgaatgtgcgtacctcagaagtttgttgagaactcttatatacctgggcactttttctctcctggcagttacatatctggacacgtggctcgcatccagctgtacacgtgccatcatctggagcatccttgacttgggcgctacttctgactcttcttttggctaagttacttatgcatggtatactcagtgcatagatgccttggagcgcgatctcttctggatggcgagttcgggtgccttcgtacacaccttccctgtggtctcgccggccgccttcatgatctgccctacctgctttACCGTGTAAGTGGGCTATCTCCc encodes:
- the LOC137806465 gene encoding 2-hydroxyisoflavanone synthase-like, yielding MLLEIAIGLLLIGLFLHLRPTPTAKSKALRHLPNPPSPKPRLPFIGHLHLLNGQLLHHSLITLSQRYGPLFSLYFGSMPTVVASTPELFKLFLQTHEAASFNTRFQTSAIKRLTYDNSVAMVPFGPYWKFIRKLIMNDLLNATTVNKLRPLRSHEIRKVLRVFAQSAESQQPLNITEELLKWTNNTISMLMLGEAEEVRDLARETVKIFGEYSLTNFIWPLNKLKFGKYEKRIDEIFNKFDPVIEKVIKKRQEIVRRRKNGEVVEGEQSGIFLDTLLEFAEDETMEIKITKEQIKGLVVDFFSAGTDSTAVATEWALAELINNPRVLQKAREEVYSVVGKDRVVDEVDTQNLPYIRAIVKETFRLHPPLPVVKRKCVEECEIEGCVIPEGALILFNVWAVGRDPKYWNKPLEFRPERFLESGAEGGVGPLDLRGQHFQLLPFGSGRRMCPGVNLSTSGMATFLASVVQCFDLQVVDSQGHILHGDDAKVSMEERAGLTVPRKHNLVCVPLAKTTLAAKLLSS